A genomic region of Nerophis lumbriciformis linkage group LG28, RoL_Nlum_v2.1, whole genome shotgun sequence contains the following coding sequences:
- the LOC133570507 gene encoding uncharacterized protein isoform X2, protein MCERTIAEYEEELCPTKEEKERQHEKHQVVLHTTDVQQPFHIKEEEDDPQPTYIKKEEEHPQPTHIKEEEEDPHMKEEEEGECVVGQEEDDVSKFPLTVVSVKTEEHEDKAPESSQLHHSPNVQRVSAGSHEEEWHTSVGQKELQAPSHIKEEQLHDEDEAQSLQLHHSQSEENRGAELVSQHITEADGEHCEDIKSEPDSIFAPLSDMDHMKSHSSDHSDHIQKHLESKNDSKGDTRHHTNNKHFDCSECGKSFRLKIDFTRHMRTHIGEKPFTCSVCKKSFSTKPNMTTHMRIHTGEKPFTCSVCKKNFLQKVHMTTHMRTHTGEKHFTCSVCQKSFSSKRNMTTHMRTHTGEKPFACSACAKRFYSKNEVILHMRIHTGEKPFTCSVCKKSFSIKRNMTTHMRTHTREKPFTCSVCRKSFSNKHHMTRHMRTHTGEKPFNCFACVKRFRFMYQASKHKCVTVMEAAGM, encoded by the exons acgttcaacagccctttcacattaaagaggaagaggatgatccacagcccacctacattaaaaaggaagaggagcatccacagcccacccacattaaagaggaagaggaggatccacacatgaaagaggaagaggagggagagtgtgttgtagggcaggaggaggatgatgtcagcaagtttccactgactgttgtctctgtgaagactgaagagcatgaagacaaagcacctgagtcctcacagcttcatcacagtccaa acgtccagcgggtgtcagcggggagtcatgaagaggagtggcacaccagtgtgggacagaaggagctacaggccccctcccacattaaagaggagcagcttcatgatgaagatgaagctcagtccttacagcttcatcacagtcaaagtgaggagaacagaggggcggagcttgtaagtcaacacatcacagaagctgatggagagcattgtgaagatatcaagtcagaaccagacagcatctttgctccactgtcagacatggaccacatgaagtcacactcttctgatcacagtgaccacatccaaaaacatttggagagtaaaaatgactctaaaggtgatacgagacatcacactaacaacaaacactttgactgctctgaatgtgggaagtcATTTAGACTAAAAATTGATTttacaagacacatgagaacacatattggagagaaaccttttacttgctctgtttgtaagaagagtttctccacaaaacctaacatgaccacacacatgagaatacacactggagagaaaccttttacttgctctgtttgtaagaagaattTCTTGCAAAAGgtacacatgaccacacacatgagaacacacactggagagaaacattttacttgctctgtttgtcagaagagtttctccagtaaGCGAaatatgaccacacacatgagaacacacactggagagaaaccttttgcttgctcagcttgtgctaaaagattctacTCTAAGAATGaggtgatattacacatgagaatacatactggagagaaaccttttacttgctctgtttgtaagaagagtttctccataaagcgtaacatgaccacacacatgagaacacacactagagagaaaccctttacttgctctgtttgtaggaAGAGTTTCTCCAACAAGCatcacatgaccagacacatgagaacacacactggagagaaaccgtttaatTGCTTTGCGTGTGTTAAAAGGTTCAGGTTTATGTATCAGgccagtaaacacaagtgtgtaacagtcatggaagctgcagggatgtaa